The sequence below is a genomic window from Deltaproteobacteria bacterium.
AGCAGGAGAGGTGAGGTTCAGGTGCTTTTTATCTCTGTTGACCCTAGCAGGGATACGCCTGAAAGACTAAAAGAATATGTCCCATATTTTAATCCATCATTTATTGGATTAACCGGCACAGAAGTAGAGATAGATAAAGTTATAAAACAGTATGGTGCAATGTATGAGAAGGATAAACCGGACGAGAGAGGATATTATTCGGTGGGACATTCAACCAGCATCTATCTTATAGACAGAGAAGGCAATTTCAAGTATCTGTTCTCATTTCATACACCGAGGGAAGAAATGGCAAAGGTTATAAAGCAGTATATGTAATGAAAAAAACTTATTATTTGGAGGAGGATAATATGTTTAAACTAAGTTTATCTTTTATTAGCATTTTAGTTTTTGTGTTTCTTATGGCATCTAATGGAATTGCAGGGGACATAGAGATTAAAATGGCATGGACAAGAGAAACACCGCCAAATGCGCCTACAGGCGCTGCATATATGACAATTGCAAATCATGGAACTGCAGACGACCGTCTTATAGAGACAGAATCAAATATTTCAGAAAGAACAGAACTGCATATGGGCTATATGGAGCAAGGCATGATGAAGATGCGAAAATTAAACAGTATTGATATGCCTGCTGGCAAGACCGTTGAATTAAAACCCGGAGGATATCATGTTATGTTTATTGGACCGAAGAAACAACTTACAGCAGGAGAAGAAATTCATATTGTATTAAAATCTGAAACGGCAGGGATAATAAAGGTTACGGCGCCGGTTAAAA
It includes:
- a CDS encoding SCO family protein; translation: SRRGEVQVLFISVDPSRDTPERLKEYVPYFNPSFIGLTGTEVEIDKVIKQYGAMYEKDKPDERGYYSVGHSTSIYLIDREGNFKYLFSFHTPREEMAKVIKQYM
- a CDS encoding copper chaperone PCu(A)C, with protein sequence MFKLSLSFISILVFVFLMASNGIAGDIEIKMAWTRETPPNAPTGAAYMTIANHGTADDRLIETESNISERTELHMGYMEQGMMKMRKLNSIDMPAGKTVELKPGGYHVMFIGPKKQLTAGEEIHIVLKSETAGIIKVTAPVKKSDNEAGTMKMR